The following is a genomic window from Bacillota bacterium.
CCATTGGAACAACGCTTCTGCATCAGAGTCACTGTTAAGCTGGTTAAGATTTGGAGCCTGGGAAGCGGTAACAGCTAATGCCGCCCAGCGCGCCTTCATACCATTCTCTGGATTCACCACAATCGCAACCAAATCAGGCAGGGCTTCCGGTATCTGCTGCGGAACCCGCCCGATTAAAACCGCCGCGGCCCACTGGTATTCAGGATGATCTGACTTCAGCATGGTTTGAGCCAGTTCCATTATCGCGGCCTGGTTTCTCCTTAAAGCGCGGTTTGCGGCAAGAGTTACTTCTAGCTGCAGGTCATCAAAGGCCACTGCCAGCGCTGATAAAACATCCTCGGACAAGATTCCGATCTCGTTTAATAGATCAACCGCAGCTTTTCTTACACCGCTGTTGAAATCCTCAGCTACAACCTGGCAGAGTACGGGTATTATCTCAGCTGCATTTTCCTCATCCACAAGCCGTCCTAAAGAACCTAAAGCCTGGATCCTCACCTCAGCTGCCCCATCATCAATTGCGGCAATCAGCGCAGCAATCTGCTCACTTGAGCCAAGTCTGCCGATCAGCCGCGCTGCCGCCTGCCTAGCCCTTACGGTTCCTGTGCCTTCAACTAACAACGCCTCCAAATAGGGCAGAACACCTGACCCAATTTTTTCCAAGGCATTGCTGGCAGCATAGCTTACCTCATAAACCTCATCACTCAAAGCCTGCACGATCAGCTCTGCTCCCGGCAATGCATCCGGACCCAGCTCGCCTAACTGAACTAAACTGGTACGGCGCAGTTCAGGATCGGCACTTTTCAAATCCAGAATTAGGCTCTCAACATTCTCTGTCCCACTAAAAGCTGAACTTGACAAAACCAACAGCAAAATGAGACTAAAGAAGGCTATCCTCCTCACAGCAACCCCTCCTTGGTATTATTACTAACATGTAAACATTTCTTAACCTGCAGTTAAATTCCTGCCTTCACTTTGTTTTCACTTGCTTGTTTAAGTTTGCTGAACTTAG
Proteins encoded in this region:
- a CDS encoding family 16 glycosylhydrolase — encoded protein: MRRIAFFSLILLLVLSSSAFSGTENVESLILDLKSADPELRRTSLVQLGELGPDALPGAELIVQALSDEVYEVSYAASNALEKIGSGVLPYLEALLVEGTGTVRARQAAARLIGRLGSSEQIAALIAAIDDGAAEVRIQALGSLGRLVDEENAAEIIPVLCQVVAEDFNSGVRKAAVDLLNEIGILSEDVLSALAVAFDDLQLEVTLAANRALRRNQAAIMELAQTMLKSDHPEYQWAAAVLIGRVPQQIPEALPDLVAIVVNPENGMKARWAALAVTASQAPNLNQLNSDSDAEALFQWLQTQISSEEQNLMVFKDAAKQLIKERIESQGLPTLEHPGEWELVFFDDFDGDRLDMTKWSYNYPWGTGHTHNHRAYMLPENVIVSDGILTIKAENERHPDAPLFVEHDGVQYLDYTSGVITSHGKFHFTYGYIEAAIKVPGTPGFWPAFWLLGDGWPPEVDIMEILTRNPRELHINYHYGPSWNNKWSHYQKFTVDDLSQDFFVYGFEWTPTYMRWYLNGEQIGTAFTNQEWIAQSRNLYIILNLAVGGWGGDPNESTVWPGLMEVDWVRVWQRK